The proteins below come from a single Syntrophales bacterium genomic window:
- a CDS encoding acyl-CoA dehydrogenase — MSSLIVDSRDQRFVLHEMLGVESICRGRFESFAGDTFDMILTEAEKFAKEEIFPVLKDGDHQGCRLENGQVYGPEAFRKGYRLFCEGGWNAMMNHQEHGGQGFPMVLYLACADWFFHNFAFTMYPGLTSGAAELIESYGTEEQKHRYLPKMLSGEWGGTMCLTEAGAGSDVGALTTKAIRQPDGTFLIQGTKVFISCGDHDYVSNMIHPVLARIEGDPEGTKGISIFLVPKFRVNGDGNPGAHNDLGVTKIEEKLGLHGSATCVINFGDNGGCVGELLGKECEGMKIMFMMMNGARMGVGVQGLSGASFSYLQALEYARERLQGTNLLGKSNGSVPIIRHPDVKRMLLWMKSHVEAMRALIYFSGACHDRGEISDDPEEKTKWKGLLEVLTPICKAYCSDMSFRICETAIQVYGGYGFCSEYPVEQILRDEKIGSIYEGTNGIQSLDLVGRKLGMKGGAYFMELIEEMNKVLNRYKDRCPDIVDDVYGAVETLVNTVLYFGQCGKEGKFTVPLVNAYPFLMMMGKVVSAWFLFWQAGIAAEKLSAMGVDTADRKALKARAKEDREAAFYAGKIAGAAYFIKNVLPEIEGTVKAIRREDMSILEIAEESFAS; from the coding sequence ATGTCCAGTTTGATCGTCGATTCGAGAGACCAGCGCTTCGTGCTGCACGAGATGCTGGGAGTGGAGAGCATCTGCCGGGGGCGCTTCGAGAGTTTTGCCGGGGACACCTTCGACATGATCCTGACGGAGGCGGAGAAATTCGCCAAGGAGGAGATATTCCCGGTCCTGAAGGACGGCGACCACCAGGGCTGCCGCCTGGAGAACGGGCAGGTCTACGGCCCGGAGGCGTTCCGGAAGGGCTACAGGCTGTTCTGCGAGGGCGGCTGGAACGCCATGATGAACCACCAGGAGCACGGCGGCCAGGGTTTCCCCATGGTCCTGTACCTGGCCTGCGCGGACTGGTTCTTCCACAACTTCGCCTTCACCATGTACCCGGGCCTGACCAGCGGGGCGGCGGAGCTGATCGAGAGCTACGGCACGGAGGAGCAGAAGCATCGCTACCTGCCGAAAATGCTCAGCGGCGAATGGGGCGGCACCATGTGCCTCACCGAGGCGGGGGCCGGCAGCGACGTGGGGGCGCTCACCACCAAGGCGATCCGGCAACCCGACGGCACGTTCCTGATCCAGGGGACCAAGGTCTTCATCTCCTGCGGGGACCACGACTACGTGAGCAACATGATCCATCCCGTCCTGGCGCGGATCGAGGGCGATCCCGAGGGGACGAAGGGCATCTCCATCTTCCTGGTTCCCAAGTTCCGGGTGAACGGCGACGGAAACCCGGGGGCGCACAACGACCTGGGGGTCACCAAGATCGAGGAAAAGCTGGGGCTCCACGGCAGCGCCACCTGCGTGATCAACTTCGGCGACAACGGCGGCTGCGTCGGCGAGCTCCTCGGCAAGGAGTGCGAGGGCATGAAGATCATGTTCATGATGATGAACGGGGCGCGCATGGGCGTGGGCGTCCAGGGCCTCTCCGGGGCGTCGTTCTCCTACCTGCAGGCGCTGGAATACGCCCGGGAGCGTCTTCAGGGGACGAACCTGCTGGGCAAGAGCAACGGCAGCGTGCCGATCATCAGGCATCCCGACGTCAAGCGCATGCTCCTGTGGATGAAGTCGCACGTCGAGGCCATGCGGGCCCTCATCTACTTCTCCGGCGCCTGCCACGACCGGGGCGAAATCAGCGACGACCCGGAGGAGAAGACGAAGTGGAAAGGCCTCCTGGAGGTCCTCACCCCCATCTGCAAAGCCTACTGCTCCGACATGTCCTTCCGGATCTGCGAGACGGCCATCCAGGTCTACGGCGGATATGGCTTCTGCAGCGAGTACCCCGTGGAGCAGATCCTCCGGGACGAGAAGATCGGGTCCATCTACGAGGGGACGAACGGCATCCAGTCGCTGGACCTGGTGGGACGGAAGCTGGGCATGAAAGGCGGGGCCTATTTCATGGAGCTGATCGAGGAGATGAACAAGGTCCTGAACCGCTACAAGGATCGCTGCCCGGACATCGTGGACGACGTCTACGGCGCCGTGGAGACCCTCGTAAACACGGTCCTGTACTTCGGCCAGTGCGGCAAGGAAGGCAAGTTCACGGTCCCCCTCGTCAACGCCTATCCGTTCCTGATGATGATGGGGAAGGTGGTCAGCGCCTGGTTCCTGTTCTGGCAGGCCGGCATCGCCGCGGAGAAGCTCTCTGCCATGGGCGTGGACACGGCGGACCGCAAGGCCCTGAAGGCCCGTGCGAAGGAGGACCGGGAGGCGGCCTTCTACGCCGGCAAGATCGCCGGTGCCGCCTATTTCATCAAAAACGTGCTGCCCGAGATCGAGGGCACCGTGAAGGCCATCCGGCGGGAAGACATGTCGATCCTGGAGATCGCCGAGGAGAGCTTCGCATCCTGA
- a CDS encoding class I adenylate-forming enzyme family protein: MILRDLFKKHAKEIPNDEALVFKERRISYKEYDEMTDRVAMGLLKLGARRGDRVGIYGPLWPEIVMAHFGATKIGAIGVPLSVRTTPPELKFFVNDSEISVLFMPSGFMGADFLANLEAVRKEMPTLKHVVCFDREADGILLWEKFLAEPDAAALKKAADATEEDDPALFIYTSGTTGVPKAAMLTHRNLITYTNAQIECMEYHRGHSIVLNLPFAHVGGAVMGITCNLNAGNKVVMMDMFNPEETLRLVAEERATTLGQVPAMYAMELAHPNLGKYDISTLKIPIVSSQPCPSELISAFKKVVGVIPLNAYGLTECTAAITFTHQSDGEEKLTYSVGKPIACIEMVLKDDDGNIVPQGGAGEICVKGPVVMKGYWKRPEEDAKVFDKDGFLHTGDMGRFEEDGSLVIVGRKKEMYIRGGENVYPPEIEDVICKHPDVMLAAVIGRPHEKWGEVGRAYVMPKPGKNPTPEEIKEFLKDKLSHFKLPEDVIVRPMLPLTPLGKVKKLDLYQEMKKELGK, translated from the coding sequence ATGATTTTAAGAGACCTTTTCAAGAAGCATGCGAAGGAGATTCCGAACGACGAGGCGCTGGTCTTCAAGGAGCGGCGGATTTCGTACAAAGAGTACGACGAGATGACCGACCGGGTGGCCATGGGCCTCCTGAAGCTGGGCGCACGGCGGGGAGACCGGGTCGGGATCTACGGTCCGCTGTGGCCGGAAATCGTCATGGCCCACTTCGGGGCGACGAAGATCGGAGCCATCGGCGTACCCCTGAGCGTCCGGACCACGCCGCCGGAGCTCAAGTTCTTTGTCAACGACTCGGAGATCTCCGTCCTGTTCATGCCGAGCGGTTTCATGGGAGCGGACTTCCTGGCGAACCTGGAGGCGGTGCGGAAAGAAATGCCGACCCTCAAGCACGTGGTGTGCTTCGACAGGGAGGCGGACGGAATCCTGCTCTGGGAGAAGTTCCTGGCGGAGCCCGACGCGGCGGCGCTGAAGAAGGCGGCGGACGCCACCGAGGAGGACGACCCTGCCCTGTTCATCTACACCTCGGGCACGACGGGGGTCCCCAAGGCGGCCATGCTGACCCACAGGAACCTGATTACCTACACGAATGCGCAGATCGAGTGCATGGAATACCATCGCGGCCACAGCATCGTCCTGAATCTCCCCTTCGCCCACGTCGGCGGCGCTGTCATGGGGATTACCTGCAACCTCAACGCGGGGAATAAGGTCGTCATGATGGACATGTTCAACCCGGAGGAGACACTGCGCCTGGTCGCCGAGGAAAGGGCGACGACCCTGGGGCAGGTGCCCGCCATGTATGCCATGGAGCTCGCCCACCCCAACCTGGGCAAGTACGACATCAGTACGCTCAAGATCCCCATCGTCTCCTCCCAGCCATGCCCCTCGGAGCTGATCTCGGCCTTCAAGAAGGTCGTCGGCGTCATCCCGCTCAACGCGTACGGCCTGACGGAGTGCACCGCCGCCATCACCTTCACGCACCAGAGCGACGGAGAGGAGAAGCTGACCTACTCCGTGGGCAAGCCCATTGCCTGCATCGAGATGGTCCTCAAGGACGATGACGGGAACATCGTTCCCCAGGGCGGGGCAGGCGAGATCTGCGTGAAGGGCCCCGTCGTCATGAAGGGCTACTGGAAGCGGCCCGAAGAGGACGCGAAGGTCTTCGATAAGGACGGCTTCCTGCACACGGGAGACATGGGCCGGTTCGAGGAGGACGGGTCGCTGGTCATCGTCGGCCGGAAAAAGGAGATGTACATCCGGGGCGGAGAAAACGTTTATCCCCCGGAGATCGAAGACGTGATATGCAAGCACCCGGACGTCATGCTGGCGGCGGTCATCGGCCGTCCCCACGAGAAGTGGGGCGAGGTCGGCAGGGCCTATGTCATGCCCAAGCCCGGAAAGAACCCGACCCCGGAGGAGATCAAGGAGTTCCTGAAGGACAAGCTCTCCCACTTCAAGCTACCCGAGGACGTCATCGTCCGTCCCATGCTGCCGCTGACGCCGCTGGGGAAGGTCAAGAAGCTCGATCTCTACCAGGAGATGAAGAAGGAACTGGGGAAATAA
- a CDS encoding FAD-dependent oxidoreductase: protein MGTYDAIVVGAGIAGLGVGSLLQGNGLKTAVFEKSKVVGGRSRTFDLPGGWRIDMGTHCVDQGIHSSCNKLLQVLGKEIPWSHNLEGFMFYDEDGTWKPMMEYLNLTAGEKQELLDLQKWIGSATDEIIDHYDNVSLTKLLEEKVKSPRIAEFCKTVGMVQTTLTESDIISAGEFIHIYRDQIRVSISPDLPFNAVRMPLGGVATMMAAMEAAYRERGGTLNLGTPIRKVNVRKGQMTEVVTDDGAYSAPIVVIAAPIWNVLRFLSMDEMAQFAPAWAKRMKECEFETSASTGFTIGTRAPLFDDKCYLSAWRVPGVGLPLQILGHTNFDDTIAPPGHMIAFIGACGTPAQIGNAEFRKKTLEQFWEVVKKMFPNVERDLVWRQDGFTIGIDGLSRSPGMTGRYRLPVFLPEVPGLYFAGDCYTGRGVGMNTAASSAVICAEEILARQGK from the coding sequence ATGGGAACGTACGATGCAATCGTTGTCGGGGCCGGCATCGCCGGCCTCGGCGTCGGCAGCCTTCTCCAGGGCAATGGCCTGAAGACGGCGGTGTTCGAGAAGAGCAAGGTCGTCGGCGGGCGCTCGAGAACCTTCGATCTCCCCGGCGGCTGGAGGATCGACATGGGAACGCACTGTGTCGACCAGGGCATCCACTCGTCCTGCAACAAGCTGCTCCAGGTCCTGGGGAAGGAGATCCCCTGGTCCCACAATCTGGAGGGCTTCATGTTCTATGACGAGGACGGCACATGGAAGCCCATGATGGAGTACCTCAACCTCACGGCGGGCGAAAAGCAGGAGCTCTTGGACCTGCAGAAGTGGATCGGCTCCGCCACGGACGAGATCATCGACCACTACGACAACGTTTCGCTGACGAAGCTCCTCGAAGAGAAGGTGAAGTCGCCCAGGATCGCCGAGTTCTGCAAGACCGTCGGCATGGTCCAGACGACCCTGACGGAGTCGGACATCATCTCCGCGGGCGAGTTCATCCACATCTACCGGGACCAGATCCGCGTCTCCATCAGCCCGGACCTTCCCTTCAACGCGGTGCGGATGCCCCTGGGCGGCGTCGCGACGATGATGGCGGCCATGGAGGCGGCCTACCGCGAGAGGGGGGGAACGCTCAACCTGGGAACGCCGATCCGGAAGGTCAACGTCCGGAAAGGGCAGATGACGGAGGTCGTGACGGATGACGGCGCGTATTCGGCGCCGATCGTCGTCATCGCCGCGCCCATCTGGAACGTGCTCCGGTTCCTTTCCATGGACGAGATGGCGCAGTTCGCCCCGGCCTGGGCGAAGCGCATGAAGGAATGCGAGTTCGAGACCAGCGCATCCACGGGCTTCACCATCGGGACCAGGGCGCCCCTGTTCGATGACAAGTGCTACCTCTCCGCCTGGCGCGTGCCCGGCGTGGGGCTGCCCCTGCAGATCCTGGGGCACACGAACTTCGACGACACGATTGCGCCCCCGGGGCACATGATCGCCTTCATCGGGGCCTGCGGCACGCCGGCGCAGATCGGGAACGCGGAGTTCCGCAAGAAGACCCTGGAGCAGTTCTGGGAGGTCGTCAAAAAGATGTTCCCCAACGTGGAGCGGGACCTGGTGTGGAGGCAGGACGGCTTCACCATCGGCATCGACGGCCTGAGCCGCTCGCCCGGGATGACCGGGCGCTACCGGCTTCCCGTTTTCCTGCCCGAGGTCCCGGGGCTGTATTTTGCCGGCGACTGCTACACGGGGCGGGGCGTCGGGATGAACACGGCCGCCAGCTCCGCCGTGATCTGCGCGGAAGAAATCCTGGCCCGGCAGGGAAAGTAG
- a CDS encoding AMP-binding protein — MNRNIARFLDRNIETYGEYEQFIFLGNDGPRRIKNTEIRSRAQALAAGLKKAGIKRGDSICTVVSNVPEIPEIINGINRCGAIYLPVVFLLTAAEIRYILEDSGSRVIITETMLLPKILEAAKGVASVGKIVVIGGETRDDTVSYADLLKEAEGGGDIETVDADDVAILMYTSGTTGVPKGVMITHRNMEAQMRNGVVYTGCEYGSVVMVVVPMNHILGVLTCLEGNYVGSVTYMMQPFDPRKVLDAIREYRVEFIPLVPTMIVYMMMVFDPKKDDLSSMKTFIAAGGPLSVETQVQAMKLFQADISVSYGCTETAGTITRQHHERPRKTGCAGFPIASMSLLIVDDNDREVPRGTEGEVVCKGPVVMKGYWNKPQETAEVLKDGWFHTGDLGRLDEDGELYITGRKKDLIIKGGENIDPGVAEGLLYRHAAVMECAVVGMKDEKFGEEVAAAITRKPGMETTEEEILAYLNENMKSFLAPKRIFFFNGLPKTTLGKVLKREIRDIINKKLKQE; from the coding sequence ATGAATCGAAACATCGCGCGCTTTCTGGACCGCAACATCGAGACCTACGGCGAGTACGAGCAGTTCATTTTCCTGGGAAACGACGGACCCCGGCGGATCAAAAACACGGAGATCCGCAGCCGCGCGCAGGCCCTGGCCGCGGGACTGAAGAAGGCGGGAATCAAGCGGGGAGACTCCATCTGCACGGTCGTGAGCAACGTGCCGGAGATTCCCGAGATCATCAACGGCATCAACCGGTGCGGCGCGATCTACCTGCCCGTGGTGTTTCTGCTCACGGCGGCGGAGATCCGCTACATCCTGGAAGACTCCGGCTCCCGGGTGATCATCACGGAGACGATGCTGCTGCCGAAGATCCTGGAGGCCGCAAAGGGGGTGGCGTCGGTCGGGAAGATCGTCGTCATCGGAGGCGAGACCCGCGACGATACGGTCTCCTACGCGGATCTCCTGAAGGAGGCCGAGGGCGGAGGGGACATCGAGACGGTCGACGCGGACGACGTCGCCATCCTCATGTACACGTCCGGCACGACGGGCGTTCCCAAGGGGGTGATGATCACCCACCGCAACATGGAAGCACAGATGCGCAACGGCGTGGTCTACACGGGTTGCGAATACGGGTCCGTCGTGATGGTCGTCGTCCCCATGAACCACATCCTGGGGGTTCTCACCTGCCTGGAGGGCAACTACGTCGGCAGCGTCACCTACATGATGCAGCCCTTCGATCCGCGCAAGGTGCTGGATGCCATTCGGGAGTACAGGGTCGAATTCATCCCCCTGGTCCCGACCATGATCGTCTACATGATGATGGTCTTCGATCCGAAGAAGGACGACCTGTCGTCAATGAAGACCTTTATTGCCGCCGGCGGCCCCCTCAGCGTGGAGACGCAGGTCCAGGCGATGAAGCTGTTCCAGGCCGACATCAGCGTGTCCTACGGGTGCACCGAGACGGCGGGAACCATCACGCGGCAGCATCACGAACGGCCCCGGAAGACAGGATGCGCCGGGTTTCCGATCGCCTCCATGAGCCTGCTCATCGTCGACGACAACGACCGGGAGGTTCCCCGCGGAACGGAGGGGGAAGTCGTCTGCAAGGGCCCCGTCGTCATGAAAGGGTACTGGAACAAGCCGCAGGAGACGGCCGAAGTCCTGAAAGACGGCTGGTTCCACACGGGCGACCTGGGGCGGCTGGACGAGGACGGGGAGCTCTACATCACCGGCCGCAAGAAGGACCTGATCATCAAGGGAGGCGAAAACATCGATCCCGGGGTCGCCGAGGGTCTCCTATACAGGCATGCCGCCGTCATGGAGTGCGCCGTTGTCGGAATGAAGGACGAGAAGTTCGGGGAGGAAGTGGCCGCCGCGATCACCCGGAAGCCGGGAATGGAGACCACGGAAGAGGAGATCCTGGCCTATCTGAATGAAAACATGAAATCATTCCTGGCACCGAAGCGAATCTTCTTCTTCAACGGGCTGCCGAAAACAACCCTGGGCAAGGTTCTCAAGCGGGAGATCCGGGACATCATCAACAAGAAGCTGAAGCAGGAGTGA
- a CDS encoding FAD-dependent oxidoreductase, whose amino-acid sequence MEEHYDVIVVGAGVGGLTVASLAAKEGLKTLLVEQCDRVGGRALTIRGEEILWHGASWYKSLLAKQYTWIPCAEPSLEDIIARQMLKGYTLDVGYHGVALNGDGYFLDLDERIGTGVPMVGNVNSTYIGDEWYLDFDAGKMDERLKKIAEDNKIPFVKFYLAAARLKDEDFDRLESVSVTQWCKDNGLYENKTIFGMIHAVSTLITTINDPDDISIGDIFRYMGTVINPRFKAGRAKWPSGFTTGGIMRWSQAVANRFMEMGGSLALNTRVREILIENGRAVGIMVEDWTGAARRIKTSRVVSNIPIQDTFKVADKGSFPTEWADRMEGLYGYGSIAPYFGLNRLVLPEREWKVGVKDTYVIPKEEGFEYNVYMCWNIQSQTDPSCAPGGKHLMTAYAPVTEKEAKDKDLMAKACRLIIDYLERRYPGFRKSMDWALFPTAWKLEGVAKSKTQAGTLKAPVEAPGVEGLYFAGDTVKGYGVAMDCAVAAGLICASRITGKDYGVA is encoded by the coding sequence ATGGAAGAACATTATGATGTGATCGTCGTCGGAGCCGGAGTCGGCGGGCTGACCGTCGCGTCCCTGGCCGCGAAGGAAGGGCTGAAGACGCTCCTGGTGGAGCAGTGCGACCGCGTCGGGGGACGGGCCCTGACGATCCGCGGGGAGGAGATCCTCTGGCACGGGGCTTCCTGGTACAAGTCGCTCCTGGCGAAACAGTACACCTGGATTCCCTGTGCCGAGCCGTCCCTGGAGGACATCATCGCCCGGCAGATGCTGAAAGGGTACACGCTGGACGTGGGTTACCACGGCGTGGCCCTCAACGGTGACGGGTATTTCCTGGATCTGGACGAGCGGATCGGCACCGGTGTTCCCATGGTGGGGAATGTCAACAGCACGTATATCGGCGACGAATGGTACCTGGATTTCGACGCCGGGAAAATGGACGAGCGGCTGAAGAAGATCGCCGAGGACAACAAGATTCCCTTCGTCAAGTTCTATCTCGCGGCGGCCAGGCTCAAGGACGAGGACTTCGACCGCCTGGAGTCCGTCTCCGTCACCCAGTGGTGCAAGGACAACGGGCTCTACGAGAACAAGACGATCTTCGGCATGATCCATGCCGTGTCCACGCTGATCACCACGATCAACGATCCCGACGACATCTCCATCGGCGACATCTTCCGCTACATGGGGACGGTGATCAACCCCCGTTTCAAGGCCGGGCGGGCGAAGTGGCCCTCCGGGTTCACCACCGGAGGCATCATGCGCTGGAGCCAGGCCGTGGCGAACCGCTTCATGGAAATGGGCGGGAGCCTGGCACTGAACACCCGTGTCCGGGAGATCCTGATCGAAAACGGCCGTGCCGTCGGCATCATGGTCGAGGACTGGACCGGCGCCGCGCGGAGAATCAAGACCTCCCGGGTGGTCAGCAACATCCCCATCCAGGACACCTTCAAGGTGGCCGACAAGGGCTCCTTTCCCACCGAGTGGGCCGACCGGATGGAGGGACTCTACGGGTACGGCTCCATTGCGCCCTACTTCGGACTGAACCGGCTCGTCCTGCCGGAGCGGGAGTGGAAGGTCGGCGTGAAGGACACGTACGTCATCCCAAAGGAGGAGGGCTTCGAGTACAACGTCTACATGTGTTGGAACATCCAGTCCCAGACGGATCCCTCCTGCGCCCCCGGCGGAAAGCACCTGATGACGGCCTACGCCCCGGTGACGGAAAAGGAGGCGAAGGACAAGGACTTGATGGCCAAGGCCTGCCGGCTCATCATCGACTACCTGGAGCGCCGCTACCCCGGGTTCAGGAAGAGCATGGACTGGGCCCTCTTCCCGACGGCCTGGAAGCTGGAGGGCGTGGCGAAATCGAAGACCCAGGCGGGAACCCTGAAGGCCCCCGTCGAGGCCCCCGGCGTGGAAGGACTGTACTTCGCCGGCGACACCGTCAAGGGCTACGGCGTGGCCATGGACTGCGCGGTGGCGGCGGGCCTCATCTGCGCCTCCCGGATCACCGGGAAGGACTACGGCGTCGCCTGA
- a CDS encoding TetR/AcrR family transcriptional regulator codes for MGNAERKEPGKNTRIKLILDSAAVVFREKGFRDSTIEDIAARAQIAKGTIYLYFKSKSDLYFCLVQPALECLSKRLIQIAEDKDDGPDNRIRRLARAIYEFYDKDTDAYYLLIRYNEEEYSKLLPEDRIERFKCIMRCNLKQGEIVIREGIEKGVFKDVNPYAGAVIFWSAFIGMIQFQENRMKQGKKDYRQATLDYIEIFIDGLRTH; via the coding sequence ATGGGTAATGCGGAAAGAAAAGAGCCGGGAAAGAATACCAGGATCAAGCTGATTCTCGACAGCGCGGCGGTCGTCTTCCGGGAAAAGGGGTTCCGGGATTCGACCATCGAAGACATCGCGGCCCGCGCCCAGATCGCCAAGGGAACCATCTATCTGTATTTCAAGAGCAAGTCCGATCTATATTTCTGCCTGGTCCAGCCTGCCCTCGAATGCCTTTCCAAACGCCTGATCCAGATCGCCGAAGACAAGGACGACGGCCCGGACAACCGCATACGACGCCTCGCCCGGGCGATCTACGAGTTTTATGACAAGGACACGGATGCCTATTACCTCCTGATCCGCTACAACGAGGAAGAATACTCGAAGCTGCTGCCGGAGGACCGGATTGAGCGCTTCAAGTGCATCATGCGATGCAACCTGAAGCAGGGGGAGATCGTCATCCGGGAGGGCATCGAGAAGGGGGTTTTCAAAGACGTCAATCCATACGCCGGCGCGGTCATTTTCTGGAGCGCCTTCATCGGCATGATCCAGTTCCAGGAGAATCGGATGAAACAGGGGAAGAAGGATTACCGGCAAGCGACGCTGGATTATATCGAGATCTTCATTGACGGCCTGCGGACACACTGA
- a CDS encoding FAD-dependent oxidoreductase, translated as MFPHLFAPGRIGNLEIRNRIVMLPMTMGYSEADGTVGDRFIAYFTERAKGGAGLIMIPFSPLDVGSFLAPAIYDDRYLPGIRRLTDALRAEGAKSACQLIVSYHVSFGDGPAELVGPSPVLNQMLRQTPRALTVEEIHSIVGEYGTSARRAREGGFDAVEFIVGGGYLLNRFLSPITNQREDEYGGSLENRMRILLEIVASIRKEAGDDFPLGVRLNVEEQMPGGHTIEISKGVARVLEEAGVSFINTYTGWHESRVPTVAPFVPKGGFADLAGAIKGAVGIPVIAANRINDPVTAERILAEGKADFVGMGRAFIADPQLPNKAREGRVGEIVPCLACGNCLSDILVIYKDPHSPASVSCTVNPLAGHELDFVPAAADRPRNVFVAGGGPAGMETALIAAERGHRVTLFEKENKPGGWLRVGCLPPHKEDIRNLAGSLAARARKAGVEIRLGTALDAATVESGKPDVLIVAVGAVPIVPDIPGIRSDRVVSAEDVLTGKKTVPGKVVVLGGGLVGCETAEFLVTKGKGIEGVTVLEMLDRLAPTVSTSYRPFFLGMLKMLGIRLENRTTVEEITDRGVKVNRQGTPEFIEADWVVLAAGLRVDLKAVEAFRGMAPEVIVVGDCVRPRMIKEAMQEGLAAGLKV; from the coding sequence ATGTTTCCGCATCTGTTTGCACCCGGACGCATCGGAAACCTGGAGATCAGGAACCGGATCGTCATGCTGCCCATGACCATGGGCTATTCCGAGGCCGACGGCACCGTCGGTGACCGCTTCATCGCCTATTTCACCGAGCGGGCGAAAGGGGGCGCCGGGCTGATCATGATCCCCTTTTCGCCTCTCGACGTCGGGTCGTTCCTGGCACCGGCCATATACGACGACCGGTACCTGCCGGGAATCCGGCGGCTCACGGACGCCCTCCGTGCGGAAGGGGCGAAGAGCGCCTGCCAGCTCATCGTTTCCTATCACGTGTCCTTCGGGGACGGGCCGGCCGAGCTGGTCGGTCCCTCCCCCGTGCTGAACCAGATGCTGCGGCAGACTCCCCGGGCGCTCACGGTGGAGGAGATTCATTCCATCGTCGGGGAATATGGAACGTCGGCCCGCCGGGCCCGCGAGGGGGGATTCGACGCCGTCGAGTTCATCGTGGGCGGCGGCTACCTCCTGAACCGCTTCCTTTCGCCCATCACGAACCAGCGGGAGGACGAGTACGGTGGAAGCCTGGAAAACCGGATGCGGATCCTCCTGGAGATCGTCGCATCCATCCGGAAGGAGGCGGGGGATGACTTCCCGCTGGGCGTGCGCCTCAACGTGGAGGAGCAGATGCCCGGGGGGCACACGATCGAGATATCGAAGGGCGTGGCCCGGGTGCTCGAAGAAGCCGGCGTGAGCTTCATCAACACGTACACCGGATGGCACGAGTCGCGGGTGCCGACCGTGGCCCCCTTCGTACCCAAGGGAGGCTTTGCGGACCTCGCCGGGGCGATCAAGGGCGCCGTCGGCATTCCCGTCATCGCCGCGAACCGGATCAACGATCCCGTCACGGCCGAGCGGATCCTGGCGGAGGGAAAGGCGGACTTCGTCGGCATGGGCCGGGCCTTCATCGCGGATCCGCAACTGCCGAACAAGGCGAGGGAAGGGCGAGTCGGGGAGATCGTTCCCTGCCTGGCCTGCGGCAACTGCCTCTCCGACATCCTGGTCATCTACAAGGATCCCCACAGCCCCGCCTCGGTCTCCTGCACGGTCAACCCCCTGGCGGGCCACGAGCTCGATTTCGTTCCCGCGGCCGCGGACAGGCCCCGGAACGTCTTCGTGGCCGGCGGCGGTCCCGCGGGCATGGAGACGGCCCTCATCGCCGCTGAAAGGGGGCACCGGGTCACGCTCTTCGAGAAGGAAAACAAGCCGGGAGGCTGGCTCCGGGTGGGATGCCTGCCGCCCCACAAGGAGGACATCCGGAACCTGGCCGGGAGCCTGGCCGCGCGGGCGCGCAAGGCCGGCGTCGAGATCCGCCTGGGGACCGCCCTGGACGCCGCGACCGTCGAGAGTGGGAAACCCGACGTCCTGATCGTGGCGGTCGGGGCCGTGCCCATCGTCCCGGATATCCCGGGCATCCGCTCGGACCGCGTGGTCTCGGCGGAGGACGTCCTGACCGGGAAGAAGACCGTCCCGGGGAAGGTTGTCGTCCTGGGCGGCGGCCTCGTGGGCTGCGAGACGGCGGAATTCCTGGTCACAAAGGGAAAAGGCATCGAGGGCGTCACCGTCCTGGAGATGCTGGACCGCCTGGCACCGACGGTCTCGACCAGTTATCGCCCGTTTTTCCTCGGGATGCTGAAAATGCTGGGCATCCGCCTGGAGAACCGGACGACCGTCGAGGAGATCACCGACCGGGGCGTGAAGGTCAACCGGCAGGGGACCCCCGAATTCATCGAGGCCGACTGGGTTGTTCTCGCCGCAGGCCTCCGGGTCGACCTGAAAGCGGTGGAGGCGTTCCGGGGTATGGCCCCGGAGGTTATTGTCGTCGGCGACTGCGTCCGGCCCCGCATGATCAAGGAGGCCATGCAGGAGGGACTTGCCGCCGGCCTGAAGGTGTGA
- a CDS encoding YiiD C-terminal domain-containing protein, whose translation MAISESRKETVAALENIIKIVGKMGVKIERFDPGDVKVRLPKEPNINHVGMVYAGSLFSLADFTGGVLFSSCFDLMKYIPILKEASIVYRRPAMTDMTIETSFTQAEIDELRKTADSVGKADFVKEFELKDESGTVCCMARGSFQIRKAG comes from the coding sequence ATGGCCATCAGCGAGTCCAGGAAGGAAACCGTAGCGGCGCTGGAAAACATCATCAAGATCGTCGGCAAGATGGGAGTGAAGATCGAGCGGTTCGATCCCGGAGACGTGAAGGTCCGCCTGCCGAAGGAGCCGAACATCAACCACGTCGGCATGGTCTATGCCGGGTCCCTCTTTTCCCTGGCGGATTTCACGGGGGGCGTCCTCTTCAGCTCCTGCTTCGACCTGATGAAATACATCCCCATCCTGAAGGAGGCGTCGATTGTCTACCGGCGCCCGGCCATGACCGACATGACCATCGAGACGTCCTTTACGCAGGCCGAGATCGACGAACTCAGGAAAACGGCGGACAGCGTCGGCAAGGCCGATTTTGTCAAGGAGTTCGAATTGAAGGACGAGAGCGGGACCGTCTGCTGCATGGCCCGGGGAAGTTTTCAGATCCGCAAGGCCGGTTGA